A genomic window from Silene latifolia isolate original U9 population chromosome Y, ASM4854445v1, whole genome shotgun sequence includes:
- the LOC141627065 gene encoding histone H3.3-like: MARTKQTARKSTICKAPRKQLNYAFKAARKSIPTTGGVKKPHRYRPGTVALREIRKYQKTTELLIKKLPFQRLVRELAQEYKTDLRFQSHAVLALQEAAEAYLVGLFEDINLCAIHAKRFTIMSKDFQLAKRIRGQIA, encoded by the coding sequence ATGGCTCGAACAAAGCAAACTGCCCGAAAATCTACTATCTGCAAGGCACCAAGGAAGCAGTTGAACTACGCCTTCAAGGCGGCACGGAAATCCATCCCAACAACAGGTGGTGTGAAGAAGCCTCATCGATACAGACCTGGGACAGTGGCCCTGCGTGAAATTCGCAAGTACCAAAAGACGACAGAGCTTCTGATTAAGAAGCTCCCGTTTCAGAGGCTTGTTCGTGAACTTGCACAGGAATACAAGACTGACCTGCGTTTTCAGAGCCACGCAGTCTTAGCCCTTCAGGAAGCGGCTGAGGCGTACCTTGTTGGTTTATTTGAAGACATCAATCTTTGTGCTATTCATGCCAAACGCTTTACCATCATGTCCAAGGACTTCCAGCTCGCTAAGAGGATCAGAGGCCAAATTGCTTAG